CCGGATCCTGCCGGCCCTTCCGTGGACGCCGGCTGGGCCGCGGAAGGCACCATCGGCTCTCCCGCCGCTCCGGCGCGGATCTTCTTCCAGACCGGCAGCGCGGTCGTTGCCACCAACAGCACCTGGAACAGCGCCAGCCCGAACATCACCCCCAGCCCGGAAGGCCGGAAAACGAAGGCGATGATCAGCGCGAGCACCGTGATGACGGCCAGCCGCGACGCCGAGTTGAGTGCCATGTTCCTTTTCAGCGGGTGATCCCCCGCGGTGATGGACGCAACCGAACGCCGCACCAGCAGCGCGTTGAGCAAACCGAGGAGCAGCCCGACACCGAAGAACACCCCGAACATCAGGTGGCCGAGCGACGCGGCGGCGACCACCGCCGCTGCGGTGACCGCGACACAGATCACTAGCAAACGAACGGGGCGGAACGCAACAGAGGGAAACACCAACGGCGCATCCTGCGCTGGTGTCGTCACTGCAGCACCTCAATCCCAGGTTGACGGAACGGGAACCCCCCGACCGACTGATCGGTGGCCCGCCGAGCGTATCGCACGTCACAGCCGAATCACCCAAGGGGTATCTCACGGCACCGATCTCCAAACGGCGCGTCCGGACGAGCGTCCGGAAGGCCGCTCGCGCGGCGCCCTGCGAGGCTGGTTTTGGGGGTTCTACCTGCACCGTACCACATGGTGGACACCTGCTACTACCGCGTGTCGTAGTCGTCGTCGTCGTAGTCGTCGCGACGGCGCAGGAGCGGAATCAGTGTCACCACACCGGCCACGAGGATGGCCGCGAGCATGACCAGAGCGGTATCGCGTGGGTCGAAAAAGATGGTGCTCGCGGCGCCGAACGCGACGATGCCGACCCACAGATAGATCAGCAGTACCACCCGCCGGTGCGAGTGCCCGATCTGCAGCAACCGATGGTGCAGGTGCATCTTGTCGGGGCTGAAGGCGCTGCGGCCCGCCCGGGTCCGGCGGACGATCGCCAGGAGTAGGTCGAGCATCGGCACGAACATGACCGCCACGACCAGCAGGAACGGCGACAGAAGAGCAAACACGTCACGGGCCCCGTAGGCGTTCTGTGAGACCGGCCCGGCCGCGGTGGTAGAGGCCGCGGCGAGCATGAGCCCGATCAGCATGGAGCCGGAGTCGCCCATGAAGATCTTCGCGCGGTGGAAGTTGTGGGGCAGGAAGCCCAGGCAGGCACCCGCGAGGACCACCGAGATGACGGCGGGCGGATAGAACAGCACGTCGCCGCCGTGGTCGCGCAGCAGACCCACTGAGAACATGCAGATCGCCAGCGCCGTGATGAGGCCCAGCCCCGCGGCCAGGCCGTCGAGCCCGTCGACAAAGTTCATCGCGTTGACGATCGACACCGTCAACGCCAGCGTCAGCAGAATGGACGAGGCCTGGTCGAGCACGATGGTGCCGACGCCGCCGATAGGTATGTAGAGGACGCTCCAGGCGACCCCCATAGTGACGAGCACGCTCGCCGCGGTGATCTGACCCGCGAACTTGGTCAGCGCGTCCAGCCCCCAGCGGTCATCGATGAGGCCGATGCCCATGATCACCGCGCCGGCCACCAGCACCGCAGGCATGCCGGTCGAATAGACGAAGCCGCGGGTCAGAGCGGGAAGCTGGGACGCCAGGAAGACGGCGGAGACCACACCGAGAAACATTGCGAGCCCGCCCATCCGGGGGGTGGGCGTCACGTGCACGTCGCGTTCCCGCGGATAGGCGACCGCCCCCAGGCGGGTGGCCAGCACCCGCACCGGCCCGGTCGCGAAGTAGGTCATGATCGCCGCGGTGAGGCCGACCAGTGCGAGTTCCCGCAGCGGCACGCCGGCGCCGCGGTCGGACAGGGAGAGGAATCCCCCGGCGAGGGTAGCTAGCTCGCTGGCCGGGACGCTGGACACCCCGGAACCGTACTGCACCGACCTGAGTCGGGCTCAACCACGCTGGGCGGTCAGACTCGCCGGTTCGACACCGAGCACCTCCGCGATCCGCTCGGCGCTCACCGGGCCTTCCCGCAGGATGCGCGGAGTCGCCCCGGTGAGGTCGAGGATCGTCGAGGCAGCCTGCTGCTGCGACGGGCCCCCGTCGAGGTAGACGTCGACGAGGTCGCCGAGCTGAGCGCGCGCCTCGCCGGCGTGCACCGCGGGTGGACGGCCCGAGACGTTGGCGCTCGAAACCGCCATCGGCCCCACCTCCCGCAGCAGCTCGATGGCCACTGGGTGCAGCGGCATCCGCAGCATCACGGTGCCGCGTGCGTCCCCGAGGTCCCACTGCAACGACGGCGCCTGCGCCACCACCAGACTGAGCGCGCCGGGCCAGAACGCGCGGATCAGGTCGCGCGCGCCGTCCGGCATCGTGTACACCAAGCCCTCGATGGTGTGCCAGGAACCGACCAGGACCCCCACCGGCATGTCCCGGCCCCGGCCCTTCGCCGACAGCAGGGCGGCCACGGCCGCGCTGTTGAAGGCGTCGGCACCGATCCCGTACACGGTGTCGGTCGGCATGACGACCAGGCGGCCGCCCTTGAGCGCCGTCACCGCCGACGCGATGCCGAGCGCGCGCTGGTTCGGGTCGGTGCAGTCGAAGACCTCGGTCACGCTCTGCCCCTGCGCGCAGTCACGAATCGCGGGCGGCCGGCAAAGTCGTGTCGGGCCTCGACATCGCCGAACAGGCCTGCGCGCTCGACCAATTCGACAGTCCGCGCCGACGTGGTGTCGTCGTGCTCGACGGCGAACAGCCCGCTCGGGCGCAGCCATCGCCCGGCGAGGCCGACGATGGGACCGATCAGCGCCATTCCGTCCGGGCCGCCGAACACCGCGTGGTGCGGATCGTGCTCCGCCACTTCCGGTCCCACCGTGGCGTCGTCCGGAACGTAGGGCGGGTTGGCCACGACCAGGTCTACCGCCGCGTCAAGCTCGGGAAACAGACCCGGCTCGCCGACGTCGGCGCGCACGACCTCGATGTTCGTGCCCGCGACGTTTCGCCGCGCGTACTCGAGCGCTGCGTCGGAATCGTCGACGGCGATCACCCGAGCGGCGGGTCGGTGACGCGCCAATGCGAGTGCCAAAGCGCCGGAGCCGGTGCACAGATCGACGATCACCGGGTTTGCCGAAAGCGGCTGGGCGGTGGCCCATTCCAACATGGCCTCGGTCTCGGGGCGCGGCGTGAACACGCCCGGGCCGACCTGCAGGAGCACCGGCCCGAAGGCCGCCGTCCCGATGAGATGCTGCAGTGGCACCCGCCGCGAGCGCGCGGCCACGACGTCGCGGTAACGCTCGAAGAAGTCATCGCCGGGCGGGTCGAGGACGGCGAGCCTGCCGCGTTCGGTGCCCGCCAGGTGTGCGGCGAGCTGCTCGGCGTCGTAACGCGCGGAGTCGATCCCGGCTTCGGCGAGCCGCGCCGCAGCACAGTCGATCGCGCGCCGCAGCGTGTTCATGTGTGTTGCAGTCGCGACTGCTTGTCGGCGGCGCTCAGCGCATCGAACAACGCGTCGAGGTCGCCGTCGAGCACCTGATCGAGATTGTGGGCCTTGAAACCGATCCGGTGGTCGGTGATCCGGTTCTCGGGGAAGTTGTAGGTACGGATCCGTTCGCTGCGGTCCACCGTCCGGATCTGGCTGGCGCGGTCGGCCGACGCGTCCGCCTGCGCCTGCTCCTCGGCCAGTGCCTGCAGGCGCGCGGCCAGCACCTGCAGCGCCCGGGCCTTGTTCTGCAGCTGCGATCGCTCGTTCTGACAGGTCACGACGATCCCGGTGGGCAAATGGGTGATCCGCACGGCCGAGTCGGTGGTGTTGACACCCTGGCCGCCCTTGCCCGACGAGCGGTACACGTCGATGCGCAGATCCGATTCGTCGATCTGCACCTCGCCGACCTCTTCGGGTTCGGGGTAGACGAGCACACCGGCGGCCGACGTGTGAACGCGGCCTTGCGATTCCGTCACCGGAACCCGCTGCACGCGATGCACGCCACCCTCGAACTTCATTCGCGACCACACGCCGTCGACCGAGTCGCCCTTGCTCGCGATGGACAGCGTCGCGTCCTTGTAACCGCCCAGGTCGGAGGTGGTCTCGTCGAGGACCGTCACGGTCCAGCCGTGCCGCTCGGCATAGCGGATGTACATCCTTGCCAGGTCGGCCGCGAACAGTGCCGACTCCTCGCCGCCCTCACCGGATTTCACCTCGAGCACGATGTCGTCGGCGTCATGCGGGTCGCGCGGCGCCAGCATGTCGGTGAGCTGGGTGTCCAGCTCGGCCACCCGCGCCTCGAGTTGGGTCACCTCGTCGGCGAAGGACTCGTCGTCGGCGGCCAATTCGCGCGCCGTTTCCAGGTCGCCGCGGGCCGACGCCAACTTGCGGTAGGTGGCCACGATCGGGGCCAGACGGGCGAAGCGACGGCCGGCCTTGCGGGCCTCGCCGGGATTGCTGTGCAGTTCCGGATCCGACAGGGCGCGCTCGAGGTCGGCGTGCTCGGCCAGCAGCACGTCAATGGTCTGTACCGGCTGCGTCATGTCTCACCTCCTGCCCGTCCGCACGCGCTTCTACCGCAGACACGAACCGACGCCCGGCCCGTGCGGTTTGCGCACAGTTCGGGCGTCGGTATACGGCTATTTGCCGGCGGCGTCGGCCTTGCGCTTGCCGTACCGCTTCTCGAAGCGCGCGACCCGGCCGCCACTGTCGAGGATCTTCTGCTTGCCGGTGTAGAACGGGTGGCACTGCGAGCAGACCTCGACGACGATGCGTCCGCCCGGCTTGGTGCTGCGCGTCTGGAAGGTGTGGCCGCAACCGCAGACCACCGTGGTCTCGGCGTATTCGGGATGAATATCTGTTTTCATGCTGTCCTCTTCGGTCTGGTCGAGCGTCAATTATGCCAGCTCAACCGGTATCTCCCCAAAACAGCGGGGCAGGCCTTCGCATTCCCGGCGGGGGGTCGGGCGCGAAACATAATCCACTGAGACGTCACCGGGCGTGTCGTGTGCGTGGTTTATGTGTCGTGACCGACCCGGCTGATCAGGCGTGAACCGCTAGTCGTTGTCCATCGACCCCGGCGTCGTCTTCGACACCTGGACCAGGAACTCGTAGTTGTTCTTCGTCTTGCGCAGCTGCGACATCAGCAGGTCGATGGCCTGGTGCGAGTCCAGCCCGGACAGCACGCGACGCAGCTTGTGCACGATGCCGAACTCGTCCGGGCTGAGCAGCAGCTCGTCCTTGCGGGTGCCCGACGGGTTGACGTCCACAGCCGGGAACACGCGGCGCTCGGCGATCTTGCGGTCCAGCTTGAGTTCGGCGTTACCGGTGCCCTTGAACTCCTCGAAGATGACCGTGTCACCCGTGGAGCCCGTCTCGACCATCGCGGTGGCGATGATGGTCAGCGACCCGCCCTCCTCGATGTTGCGGGCGGCGCCCAGGAACCGCTTCGGCGGGTACAGCGCAGTGGAGTCGACACCACCGGACAGGATCCGGCCCGAGGCGGGCGATGCGTTGTTGTAGGCGCGCCCGAGGCGGGTGATCGAGTCCAGCAGCACCACGACGTCCTTGCCCTGCTCGACGAGCCGCTTGGCGCGTTCGATGGCCAGCTCGGCGACGGAGGTGTGATCCGACGGCGGCCGGTCGAACGTCGAAGCGATCACCTCGCCCTTGACCGAGCGGGTCATGTCGGTGACCTCTTCGGGCCGCTCGTCGACGAGCACGACCATGAGGTGGCATTCCGGGTTGTTCTTGGTGATCGCGTTGGCGATGTCCTGCAGGATCGTCGTCTTACCCGCCTTGGGCGGCGAGACGATCAGCGCACGCTGACCCTTGCCGATCGGCATGATCAGGTCGATGACCCGGGTGGTCAGGCGGTCGGGGGTAGTTTCCAGGCGCAGCCGCTGGTTGGGGTACAGCGGCGTCAGCTTGCCGAATTCCGGCCGCTTCCTGGCGTCTTCGACCGAGCCGCCGTTGACGCTGTCCAGGCGCACCAACGGGTTGAACTTCTGCCGCTGGTTGGGCTGCTCGCCGTCGCGGGGCACCCGAACCGCGCCGGTCACCGCGTCGCCGCGGCGCAGCCCGTTCTTGCGCACCATGTTCATCGACACGTAGACGTCGTGCGGGCCGGCGAGGTACCCGGAGGTGCGCACGAACGCGTAATTGTCGAGCACGTCCAGGATGCCGGCCACCGGCTGCACGACGTCGTCCTCGCGCAGTTCGGCGTCGGCGCCCTCGCCCGTGCGCTCGCCGCGGCGCCGGCGGTCGCGGAACCGGCGTCCGCGCCGGCCCTGGCGGCCCTCGCCGTCGTCGTCCTGCTGGTTCGCGCCGCCGCGGTTCTGCTGGCCGCCCGAGCCCTGCTGGTCGCTGGCGGCGTCTTTCCCGCGCTCGTCGGCCTTGGTGTCCTGTTGGCCGCCCTGGCGGCCGTTGTTGCCGGCGCCGTCGCCGGGGTTCGCGCCGTCGCGGTCGGCGCCGGCGTTGCGGGCGGCGTTGCCGGCCTCCCTGGAGGCGCTGCGGCGTTCGCGGCGTGGCGCCTCGGCGGTCGAACCGTTCTTTTCCCCCTGCTCGGCCGGCGCCTCCGGTTGAGCGGCCGGCGCTTCGGCGGTGGCGGTGTCGGATTTGTCGCCGTTGTCAGACTTGGGCGCCGCGGTAGAAGTGCCGTTGGCCTTGTCGCGGAGGTCTTTGATCGCGGCGATGAGTTCGTTCTTACGCATGCCCGACGTCCCCTTGACGCCGATTTGGTTAGCCAGCGCACGCAACTCCGGCAGCACCATGGCGGACAGAGAGCCAACCGGGGCATCGGTTTTGACGTTGGGTGTGTCTGGGGTCACGGGGGTGGAGAGCTGGTCGCTGTCCGTGCTCTCGCCAGCCGTGAACAGGTCCGTATCAGTCACGGATTTCCTTTCTTCCCCCGCTGATCAGGTCATACGGGGGGTCGTTGCATTCAGCAGATGCGCCGAGTGCGCCCAATCATCGACTCTGCAGCGGTGATCGCCTGGATCGGCGGAGAAAACGGCGAACCTCGTCCACGAGAAGAATTGGTAGGTCGTCCTAGCCGCAATGCAGTATGGATGCAGATGCAGATGCTGCGATTGCTGGACGGGTCCGAGGATAGCCCGCATCCTGGTCGGAAGCAAGCAAACCCTCCGGCCACGCTGTGGATCAACCCGGGACGGTGACTCCGGGACTCCAGCGAACTCCTTCGCCCGCGGTCATCGCCGTGACCGTGAATCCGTTTGCCGCCCCGAACTCCGTCGCCACCGACGGTAATTCCTGCTCCGTGGTCAGTGCGATCAACGAGGGACCAGCCCCCGAGAGAGTCGACGCCACGTTATGACGCCGCAGCAGCCGCAAATATTCCGCCGAGCGCGGCATCGCCGGCGCGCGCTGCGGTTGGTGCAGGACATCTTCAGTGGCCGCCATCAGCAGATCCGGTCGTTCGGTGAGCGCCACGACCAGCAACGCGGCCCGGCTCACGTTGAACGTCGCGTCCTCGTGGCTGACCCGGGAGGGCAGCAGCACCCGGGTCTCCGCGGTCAGCGAGCGCTCCTCGGGAATGGCGCAGAACAGGCGGATGTCCGGGTGGAGCCGCAGCGGCACCGCCGAATATTGCGGCCCGTCGCCGCCGCGGGCGATCCAGGACACCACAGCACCGCCCAACACTGCCGCCGCGGCGTTGTCGGGGTGCCCCTCGAACTCGGAGGACAGCTGAATCAATTGGGCTTCGCTGAGCGGTGCCGAATCCGTCTGTGCGACAAGCCCGTTCACCGCAGCGAGACCGCCGACCACGGCAGCGGCAGAGGAGCCCAGGCCTCGGGAATGCGGGATGGCGTTGCGGCAGCGCACCACCAGCCCCCCGGCGCGCACGCCCGCGGCCTGCAGCCCGCGTTCGACGGCGCGCACCACCAGGTGTTCAGGGCCCAGGGGGACCTGGTCCGCACCCTCTCCCTCGACGTGCACGGTAAGCCCGGATTCGGTTGTCTCCAAGACGATTTCGTCACACAGATGCAACGCCAGGCCGAGGCTGTCGAAACCCGGGCCCAGGTTGGCGCTGGACGCCGACACCACGGCGTTGGCCACCAACCCGGCGGGCAGCAACGAGGTCACCGACAGGCTCCCATTCAGGCGAGGCCCAGCTTCTCGACGACGAGCACCGGATCGACGGGCAGCGGGGAAACGGTGGGCATGTCCCTGAGCGCCGTGTCGGGGTCCTTCAGCCCGTTACCGGTGACCGTGCAGACCACCGTGGACCCGCGGGACACCCAGCCATCGTCGACGGCCTTGAACAGGCCGGCGATGCTGGCCGCGGAGGCGGGTTCGACGAAGACGCCCTCCGACTCGGCCACCAGGTGGTAGGCCGCCAGGATCTCTTCGTCGGTGGCCGCCAGGAATCGTCCGTTCGACTGTTCCTGCGCCTCGACGGCGGCCGTCCACGACGCCGGTGCACCGATGCGGATCGCGGTGGCGATCGTTTCCGGGTGCTTGACCGGCTTGCCGGACACCAACGGCGCCGCCCCGGCCGCCTGGGTGCCCAGCATCCGCGGAAGCTTGTCGATGATGCCCTCGTGGTGATATTCGCGGTATCCCTTCCAGTACGCGGTGATGTTCCCCGCGTTTCCCACCGGAAGGGCGTGCACGTCAGGTGCGGTGCCCAGCGCGTCGACGATCTCGAACGCCGCCGTCTTCTGGCCCTCGATGCGCACCGGATTGACCGAGTTGACCAGCGCGATGGTCGGGAAGTCGGCGGCCATCTTGCGGGCCAGCTCCAGGCAGTCGTCGAAGTTGCCGTCGATCTGAATGATCTTGGCGCCGTGCATGACCGCCTGCGCGAGCTTGCCCATGGCGATCTTGCCCTGCGGGATCAGCACCGCGCAGGTGATGCCGGCGCGGGCGGCGTAGGCCGCGGCTGAGGCCGAGGTGTTCCCCGTCGACGCGCACAGGACGGCCTGCTGGCCGCGCGCGAGCGCGTCGGTGACCGCCATCGTCATGCCGCGGTCCTTGAAGGAGCCAGTGGGGTTGAGGCCCTCGACTTTGAGGTGGACCGTGCAGCCGGTCCGCTCCGAGAGCCGGATCGCGGGAATGAGCGGGGTGCCGCCCTCCAGGAGCGTGACCGGGGTCCAGTCGTCGCCGACCGGCAGCCGATCGCGGTACGCGGCGATCAGTCCCGGCCAGGGTTGGTGGGTGGCCGTATGCGAAACGCTCACAGGGTGGTCCCTTCCAGTCGCAGCACGCTGGCCACGCTCTGCACGACATCCAGGTCGGCGAGCGCCTCGACGGTTTCGGAAAGCGCGGCATCCGTCGCGGTGTGGGTGACGACCACGATGCGCGCGCCCACCCGCCGGCCACCCTCGTCCACCACGCCTTCCTGGCGGACCTCGGCGATGCTGACGTCGCGCTTGGCGAATTCCGCTGCCACCGAGGACAAGACGCCCGGCTTGTCGGCCACGTTCATGCTCACGTAGTAGCGGGTGGAGATCATTCCCATTGGCGCGATGGGAAGTTGGGCGTACCGCGACTCCTTCGGCCCGCGGCTGCCCAATACCCGGTTGCGGGCGGCCATCACCAGGTCGCCGGTCACCGCGGACGCGGTGGGCGCGCCCCCGGCGCCCTGGCCGTAAAACATCAGCCGTCCCGCCGCCGCGGCCTCGACCACGACCGCGTTGAACGCGCCGTTGACGGTGGCGAGTGGGTGCGACAGCGGCACCAGGGCCGGGTAGACGCGGGCCGAAACCCGTTCCTGCCCATCGGCACCGGTGATGCGCTCGCAGATCGACAGCAGCTTGATCGTGCAGCCGAGTGCCCGCGCCGACGCGAAGTCGGCCGGGGTGATCTTGGTGATGCCCTCGCGATAGACATCGTCCGCTGTCACCGGGGTGTGAAAGGCGATGGACGCCAGGATCGCGGCCTTGGCCGCGGCGTCGTAACCCTCGACGTCGGCGGTGGGGTCGGCCTCGGCGTAACCCAGGGCGCCGGCGTCGGCCAGCGCGCTGCCGTAGTCGGCGCCCGTGCTGTCCATCGCCGAGAGGATGTAGTTGGTGGTGCCGTTGACGATGCCGGCCACCCGCAGCACCGTGTCGCCGGCCAGCGACTGGGTGAGCGGACGGATGACGGGGATCGCACCCGCGACCGCCGCCTCGAAATACAGGTCAACGTGGGCGCTTTCGGCCGCCTGCGCCAATTCGCCGGTGGACTGGGCCAGCAACGCCTTGTTGGCGGTGACGACGGACTTGCCGTGCTCGAGCGCGCTGAGGATCGCCTTGCGCGCCGGCTCGACCGGGCCCATCAGTTCGACGACGATGTCGACGTTCTCGCGCGTCACCAGCTCCTCGATGTTGTCGGTGAGCAGCTCGACCGGCACGCCGCGGTCGGCGGCGACGCGGCGCACCCCGACACCGCGCAGGACCAGCGGCGCACCGATGCGGGCCGCGAGGTCCTCGGCGCTGTCCTCGATGATGCGGACAACAGCGCTTCCGACATTGCCCAGCCCCAGGACCGCTACGCCAACGGGCTTGTCGTCACCGGACACAGTTCACCTCCAAACTCAGCAGGTCGTCGACCGTCTCGCGGCGCAGGACCAGGCGGGCGCGTCCGTCGCGCACCGCGACCACGGCGGGCCGCCCGACCATGTTGTATCGGCTCGACAACGAATAGCAGTAGGCGCCGGTGGCGGCCACCCCGAGCAGGTCCCCAGGCCGCAGGTCGCCGGGCACCCAGGTGTCGCGCACGACGATGTCGCCGGTCTCGCAATGCTTTCCGACGACGCGGGCCAGGGTCGCCGGCGCGTCGCTGGTCCGCGACACCAGCCGGGCGTCGTACTGAGCGTCGTAGAGGGCGGTGCGGATGTTGTCGCTCATGCCGCCGTCCACGCTGACGTAGCGCCGGTGCGCCGTGGCGCTGACGTCGACGTCCTTGACGGTGCCGACCTCATACAGCGTGATGGTGCCGGGCCCGGCGATGGCGCGTCCGGGCTCGACGACCAGCGTCGGCGTCGGAAGTCCGACGGCCGCGGACTCCTTGCTCACGATGTCGCCGAGCTTGGCGGCCAGCTCGCCCACCGGCGGCGGGTCATCGCTCGCCAGGTACGAGATGCCCAGGCCGCCACCGAGATCCACCGTCGAGATCTGTGCGGTCTTGTCGACGCCGAATTCCGCGACGATGTCGCGCAGCAGGCCGATGACGCGGTGCGCGGCGACCTCGAAGCCGTCGACGTCGAAGATCTGCGAGCCGATGTGGCTGTGCAGGCCGACGAGGCGCAGGTGGTCGGTCGCGAACACGCGGCGCACGGCCGCCATCGCGGCACCGCTGGCGATGGACAGCCCGAACTTCTGGTCTTCGTGTGCGGTGGAGATGAACTCGTGGGTGTGCGCCTCGACACCGACGGTGAGGCGCACGAACACGTCCTGGACGATGCCCGCGTCGGCCGCGATCGCGTCCAAC
This genomic window from Mycobacterium saskatchewanense contains:
- a CDS encoding ATP synthase subunit I, with translation MTTPAQDAPLVFPSVAFRPVRLLVICVAVTAAAVVAAASLGHLMFGVFFGVGLLLGLLNALLVRRSVASITAGDHPLKRNMALNSASRLAVITVLALIIAFVFRPSGLGVMFGLALFQVLLVATTALPVWKKIRAGAAGEPMVPSAAQPASTEGPAGSGERSLGDD
- a CDS encoding glycosyltransferase family 4 protein; the protein is MQYGSGVSSVPASELATLAGGFLSLSDRGAGVPLRELALVGLTAAIMTYFATGPVRVLATRLGAVAYPRERDVHVTPTPRMGGLAMFLGVVSAVFLASQLPALTRGFVYSTGMPAVLVAGAVIMGIGLIDDRWGLDALTKFAGQITAASVLVTMGVAWSVLYIPIGGVGTIVLDQASSILLTLALTVSIVNAMNFVDGLDGLAAGLGLITALAICMFSVGLLRDHGGDVLFYPPAVISVVLAGACLGFLPHNFHRAKIFMGDSGSMLIGLMLAAASTTAAGPVSQNAYGARDVFALLSPFLLVVAVMFVPMLDLLLAIVRRTRAGRSAFSPDKMHLHHRLLQIGHSHRRVVLLIYLWVGIVAFGAASTIFFDPRDTALVMLAAILVAGVVTLIPLLRRRDDYDDDDYDTR
- a CDS encoding L-threonylcarbamoyladenylate synthase yields the protein MTEVFDCTDPNQRALGIASAVTALKGGRLVVMPTDTVYGIGADAFNSAAVAALLSAKGRGRDMPVGVLVGSWHTIEGLVYTMPDGARDLIRAFWPGALSLVVAQAPSLQWDLGDARGTVMLRMPLHPVAIELLREVGPMAVSSANVSGRPPAVHAGEARAQLGDLVDVYLDGGPSQQQAASTILDLTGATPRILREGPVSAERIAEVLGVEPASLTAQRG
- the prmC gene encoding peptide chain release factor N(5)-glutamine methyltransferase; this encodes MNTLRRAIDCAAARLAEAGIDSARYDAEQLAAHLAGTERGRLAVLDPPGDDFFERYRDVVAARSRRVPLQHLIGTAAFGPVLLQVGPGVFTPRPETEAMLEWATAQPLSANPVIVDLCTGSGALALALARHRPAARVIAVDDSDAALEYARRNVAGTNIEVVRADVGEPGLFPELDAAVDLVVANPPYVPDDATVGPEVAEHDPHHAVFGGPDGMALIGPIVGLAGRWLRPSGLFAVEHDDTTSARTVELVERAGLFGDVEARHDFAGRPRFVTARRGRA
- the prfA gene encoding peptide chain release factor 1, with the translated sequence MTQPVQTIDVLLAEHADLERALSDPELHSNPGEARKAGRRFARLAPIVATYRKLASARGDLETARELAADDESFADEVTQLEARVAELDTQLTDMLAPRDPHDADDIVLEVKSGEGGEESALFAADLARMYIRYAERHGWTVTVLDETTSDLGGYKDATLSIASKGDSVDGVWSRMKFEGGVHRVQRVPVTESQGRVHTSAAGVLVYPEPEEVGEVQIDESDLRIDVYRSSGKGGQGVNTTDSAVRITHLPTGIVVTCQNERSQLQNKARALQVLAARLQALAEEQAQADASADRASQIRTVDRSERIRTYNFPENRITDHRIGFKAHNLDQVLDGDLDALFDALSAADKQSRLQHT
- the rpmE gene encoding 50S ribosomal protein L31 translates to MKTDIHPEYAETTVVCGCGHTFQTRSTKPGGRIVVEVCSQCHPFYTGKQKILDSGGRVARFEKRYGKRKADAAGK
- the rho gene encoding transcription termination factor Rho produces the protein MTDTDLFTAGESTDSDQLSTPVTPDTPNVKTDAPVGSLSAMVLPELRALANQIGVKGTSGMRKNELIAAIKDLRDKANGTSTAAPKSDNGDKSDTATAEAPAAQPEAPAEQGEKNGSTAEAPRRERRSASREAGNAARNAGADRDGANPGDGAGNNGRQGGQQDTKADERGKDAASDQQGSGGQQNRGGANQQDDDGEGRQGRRGRRFRDRRRRGERTGEGADAELREDDVVQPVAGILDVLDNYAFVRTSGYLAGPHDVYVSMNMVRKNGLRRGDAVTGAVRVPRDGEQPNQRQKFNPLVRLDSVNGGSVEDARKRPEFGKLTPLYPNQRLRLETTPDRLTTRVIDLIMPIGKGQRALIVSPPKAGKTTILQDIANAITKNNPECHLMVVLVDERPEEVTDMTRSVKGEVIASTFDRPPSDHTSVAELAIERAKRLVEQGKDVVVLLDSITRLGRAYNNASPASGRILSGGVDSTALYPPKRFLGAARNIEEGGSLTIIATAMVETGSTGDTVIFEEFKGTGNAELKLDRKIAERRVFPAVDVNPSGTRKDELLLSPDEFGIVHKLRRVLSGLDSHQAIDLLMSQLRKTKNNYEFLVQVSKTTPGSMDND
- the thrB gene encoding homoserine kinase, which encodes MTSLLPAGLVANAVVSASSANLGPGFDSLGLALHLCDEIVLETTESGLTVHVEGEGADQVPLGPEHLVVRAVERGLQAAGVRAGGLVVRCRNAIPHSRGLGSSAAAVVGGLAAVNGLVAQTDSAPLSEAQLIQLSSEFEGHPDNAAAAVLGGAVVSWIARGGDGPQYSAVPLRLHPDIRLFCAIPEERSLTAETRVLLPSRVSHEDATFNVSRAALLVVALTERPDLLMAATEDVLHQPQRAPAMPRSAEYLRLLRRHNVASTLSGAGPSLIALTTEQELPSVATEFGAANGFTVTAMTAGEGVRWSPGVTVPG
- the thrC gene encoding threonine synthase — protein: MSVSHTATHQPWPGLIAAYRDRLPVGDDWTPVTLLEGGTPLIPAIRLSERTGCTVHLKVEGLNPTGSFKDRGMTMAVTDALARGQQAVLCASTGNTSASAAAYAARAGITCAVLIPQGKIAMGKLAQAVMHGAKIIQIDGNFDDCLELARKMAADFPTIALVNSVNPVRIEGQKTAAFEIVDALGTAPDVHALPVGNAGNITAYWKGYREYHHEGIIDKLPRMLGTQAAGAAPLVSGKPVKHPETIATAIRIGAPASWTAAVEAQEQSNGRFLAATDEEILAAYHLVAESEGVFVEPASAASIAGLFKAVDDGWVSRGSTVVCTVTGNGLKDPDTALRDMPTVSPLPVDPVLVVEKLGLA
- a CDS encoding homoserine dehydrogenase, giving the protein MSGDDKPVGVAVLGLGNVGSAVVRIIEDSAEDLAARIGAPLVLRGVGVRRVAADRGVPVELLTDNIEELVTRENVDIVVELMGPVEPARKAILSALEHGKSVVTANKALLAQSTGELAQAAESAHVDLYFEAAVAGAIPVIRPLTQSLAGDTVLRVAGIVNGTTNYILSAMDSTGADYGSALADAGALGYAEADPTADVEGYDAAAKAAILASIAFHTPVTADDVYREGITKITPADFASARALGCTIKLLSICERITGADGQERVSARVYPALVPLSHPLATVNGAFNAVVVEAAAAGRLMFYGQGAGGAPTASAVTGDLVMAARNRVLGSRGPKESRYAQLPIAPMGMISTRYYVSMNVADKPGVLSSVAAEFAKRDVSIAEVRQEGVVDEGGRRVGARIVVVTHTATDAALSETVEALADLDVVQSVASVLRLEGTTL
- the lysA gene encoding diaminopimelate decarboxylase, with the protein product MNVHPAGPRHAEETRHNESPPRPQSAEDLMRLAPNVWPRNVSRDDTGAATVAGLSVTDLAHEYGTPLFVIDEDDFRSRCREMASAFGGGANVYYAAKAFLCGEVARWVAEEGLSLDVSTGGELAVALHADFPPERITFHGNNKSVAELTDAVKAGVGHVVVDSMIEIERLDAIAADAGIVQDVFVRLTVGVEAHTHEFISTAHEDQKFGLSIASGAAMAAVRRVFATDHLRLVGLHSHIGSQIFDVDGFEVAAHRVIGLLRDIVAEFGVDKTAQISTVDLGGGLGISYLASDDPPPVGELAAKLGDIVSKESAAVGLPTPTLVVEPGRAIAGPGTITLYEVGTVKDVDVSATAHRRYVSVDGGMSDNIRTALYDAQYDARLVSRTSDAPATLARVVGKHCETGDIVVRDTWVPGDLRPGDLLGVAATGAYCYSLSSRYNMVGRPAVVAVRDGRARLVLRRETVDDLLSLEVNCVR